From the genome of Rhizobium oryzihabitans:
AGGCGATTTCCGGATTGCCAGAGAACAAGAGGTGGAGGCCGACAAGCTAACGGGGATGGCAGGTAAAATCACCCGCGAAACAGAAACGGTCGACTATGGGATTACGTTGAACTTCAGACCGGTCGTACTTTCACCCGGAAGAATAAGCCTGAAGATCGAGACAAATGTTTCCGAACCAACCTATGAAGGCAACATGGTGACCGGGAACTTTGGGCGGAACGCCCCGGGTTCGACCTATCTATCGGTTCGCAAGCGCGAAACCTCCACAACTGTCGAGCTTCCCTCCGGCGGCTCGATCGTGATCGCCGGTCTGGTTCAAGACAATATACGCCAGGCCATGTCGGGACTTCCGGGCATGTCAAAGATCCCGATTTTCGGCACGCTTTTCCGTAGCAAGGACTTTATCCGCAACGAGACGGAACTGGTCATCATTGCAACGCCATATCTGGTGCGGCCAATTGCCCGCAATCAGATCGCCCGGCCGGATGACAACTTCAACCCGGAAAACGATGCAGCCATGTATTTCATGAACCGCGTCAACAAGGTCTATGGCCGCAAGGATCAGGTTCAGGCGGCTCCATACCAGGGATCAGTGGGGTTCATCTACAAATGACGACACGCGCACCAAATCCCTTCTCCAGAAAAAGCTCTACCCGGGCAGGAAATGTCATGCAGGAAACCTCTTCCTCTTTTTCCCTCACGTTTTCCGGCCGACGAGCCGGTTTCGTCGCAATGGCGGCGCTCACGGCCAGCCTGTTGCAAGGCTGCGCGCGTGACCCGTTGACGACCAATGCCATCCCCGATGACTACCGCACCCGCCATCCGATCACGCTGTCGGAGGCGGAGCATTCGCTGGATATTCCGGTTGCGGCAAGCGACAGCCGGCTGACCACGGCAATGGCGGACAATGTCCGCGGTTTCGCGCAGAATTATGCGTCGATGTCGACGGGTGTCATCAATATTCAGATGCCATCAGGATCAGCCAATTCAGCATCGGCATCAAGGATGGCGAAGCAGATCCGCTCCACGCTTTCCGGTGCGGGTGTACCGTCGAGCAAGATTATGGAAACGCGTTACGCGGCATCCCCAAATGGCGATGCCGCGCCGATCCGCCTAAGCTATGTCGCCGTCACCGCGATGACCGGACAGTGCGGCCAGTGGCCCGAAGACCTTTCGGACAATAGTTTCGCAAACAAGAACTGGTACAACTTCGGGTGCGCTTCCCAGAGCAATCTCGCGGCACAGGTGGCCAATCCCATGGACCTCGTTGGTCCGCGTGGCATGAGCCCGATTGATGCCGAACGCCGCGCTGTGGTTATCGATACTTATCGTCAGGGCAAAAGCACGGCGACGGCAGACTGATGTGGTTCCAACAATTGTCACGGCAGGAAAGACGATGAGCGCGGTAGAATACGATATAAAATCAAGCGACGGAGCAGAAGCACAGCCTCTCCGTGCCGGGGATATGGATCGCCTGCGGCCGCTGCCCCGCATATCCGTTCATGCTTTCTGCGTCAGCGAAAACATGCAGGGTGTCATGGACGCATTGTCCGGTGACAGGCGCATGAGCAAGGTTACCCTGCGGGTAACCAAGGGAGATATCAACGCAGCGGCGACGATGTTTTCGTCTTCTCCCACCCCAAATCTCATCGTTCTCGAAACAACAAGCTCACCGGCTTCGCTGCTGGACGATCTTGCACCTCTGGCGGAGGTTTGCGACCCCTCCACCCGTGTCATCATCGTCGGCCGGCACAATGACATCACGCTTTATCGCGATCTCATCCGCAACGGCATTTCCGAATATCTTGTCGCCCCGGTCAATATGGCCGATCTGCTGGCCTCGATCGCAACGATCTTTGTCGATCCGGAGGCGGAGCCGCTCGGCCGCAACATCGCTTTCATCGGCGCCAAAGGTGGGGTTGGATCGTCGACGATTGCGCATAATTGCGCTTTCGGCATTTCGACCCTGTTTTCCACCGAAACCATTCTGGCGGACATGGATCTTGCCTATGGTACGGCCAATATCGACTTCGATCAGGACCCCGCCCAAGGCATGGCGGAAGCAGTGTTTTCGCCGGAACGACTGGACGAGGTGTTTCTCGACCGTCTCCTGACGAAATGTTCCGACCATCTGTCGCTGCTGGCGGCACCGTCTCTCCTTGACAGGACCTATGATCTCGACCGCCAGGCTTTTCTGCCGATCCTGGAGGTTTTGCAGCGCAGTGCCCCCGTCGCGGTTCTCGACCTTCCCCATCAATGGTGCGACTGGACACGGGCGGTTCTTGCGGAAGCTGACGAGGTCGTGATTACGGCCGTTCCGGATCTCGCAAATCTGCGCAATACGAAAAACCTGTTCGACGCGCTGATAAAATTGAGGCCCAACGATAAGTTGCCGCATCTCGTTCTCAATCAGGTCGGCATGCCGAAACGTCCGGAAATCGCTCCGGCGGATTTCCTCGACCCGCTGGAAATAGAGCCGATCGCGATCATTCCATTCGATACCCAGCTGTTCGGAAACGCTGCCAACAGCGGACGCATGATCAGCGAGATGGATGAGAAATCCCAGATCGCGGAAACTTTCTCGCAAATCGCCCATACCATCACCGGCCGCGCCGTCCTGCGCAAAAGCAAGCGTGGCGGTCTGGACAAGCTCAAGAATATTCTCAAGCGCAAATAGGTCTTCTCTTCGCGCCTATAGACGGAAAAGCCGATGTTCGGAAAACGCGGGCCCGAAGGCCCAGCCAGAGTCACAAAGCCGGATTTTGTCGCACCTGCCACCACGCCGGCGCCGACCATATCCGAGCCCCGGCCGTCGGCAATAGATACTCTTGAGCCCGGCCAATCGCCAGCAACGCGACAGGCACAAGCAGCTGCGCAGTCGCCGCAGAAAAAACGTGCCCGCACTGAAGATTATTACAACACCAAGAGCCAGGTGTTTTCCGCGCTCATCGATACAATCGACCTTTCGCAACTCGCCAAGCTCGATGCGGAGAGCGCGCGCGAGGAAATCCGTGATATTGTCAACGACATCATCACGATCAAAAGTTTTGCGATGTCGATCGCCGAGCAGGAAGAACTGCTCGAAGACATCTGCAACGACGTCCTTGGCTACGGGCCGCTGGAACCGCTTCTCGCACGCGACGACATTGCCGATATCATGGTCAACGGCTCCGGCCAGACCTTCATCGAAGTCGGCGGCAAAACCATCGAGTCCGATATCCGCTTTCGCGACAATAGCCAGTTGCTTTCCATCTGCCAGCGCATCGTCAGCCAGGTTGGACGACGTGTCGACGAATCGAGCCCGATCTGCGACGCCCGCCTGCCGGATGGGTCGCGCGTCAACGTCATCGCACCGCCTCTCGCCATCGACGGCCCAGCGCTTACGATCCGAAAATTCAAGAAGGACAAGCTCACGCTTGACCAGCTCGTGCGTTTTGGCGCGATCACGCCCGAAGGCGCGACGTTGCTCAAGATCATCGGTCGCGTCCGCTGCAATATTGTCATCTCGGGCGGCACTGGCTCCGGCAAAACCACGCTTCTCAATTGCCTGACCAGCTTCATCGACAAGGATGAACGCGTCATCACCTGCGAGGACACAGCCGAACTGCAGCTTCAGCAGCCGCATGTGGTGAGGCTCGAGACACGCCCGCCGAATATCGAAGGCGAAGGCGAGATCACCATGCGTGATCTGGTCAAGAACTGCCTTCGTATGCGCCCCGAACGCATCATCGTCGGCGAAGTGCGCGGATCGGAGGTGTTCGACCTTCTGCAGGCTATGAATACCGGTCACGACGGTTCAATGGGAACGATCCACGCCAATACGCCGCGCGAATGCCTCAGCCGTATCGAATCGATGATCGCCATGGGCGGCTTCACTCTCCCGGCGAAAACCGTGCGGGAAATCATCTCGGGATCGATTGACATTGTTGTTCAGGCCGCACGCCTGCGCGATGGCTCACGCCGGATAACTCAGATCACTGAAGTGATCGGCATGGAAGGCGATGTCATCGTGACCCAGGACCTGATGCGATACGAAATCGAAGGTGAGGACGCGCAAGGCAGGCTGATCGGCAAACACGTCTCCACGGGTATCAGCAAACCTCATTTCTGGGATCGCGCGCGCTACTACGGTGAGGAAAAACGTCTGGCGGCCGCGCTCGATGAAATGGAAAAGACATCCTAAGGGAAGGCGACTGCCATGGACCCCACGATCGTGTTGCTGGCCGTACTTGTCGCCATTTCGGCAGGGGCGCTGGCTTACGCCTTTCTTTTTCAGCAGATAGAGGTCGAGAAAAAGACCACCAGCCGCGTCAAACGGGTTAAGGCCGCCGAAACCGATCACGCTAACATCAAGGCTGCTCGGGACCGCGTTCAGGAGCTCGGCAAGCGCCGCAAATCCATGCAGGACAGCCTGCGGGATATGGAAAAGAAACAAAATGAAAAGGCAAAAAAGGCAAAGAATGTCAGTTTGCGCGACAAGCTCGTTCAGGCCGGCCTACAGATTTCAGTTCGGAAATTCCACCTGCTGAGCGTAGGCGCGGCGGTCTTTGCCTGTTTAATGGCCATTCTTTACGGCCTGTCACCGCTCATCGGCCTGCTCATAGGGGCCGTCGTGGCGTTAGGGCTGCCACGATGGGGATTGGCGTTTCTTCTCAAGCGCCGACAGAAAAAATTCCTCGAGGAATTCCCAAATGCACTGGACGTCATGTGCCGTTCGATCAAGTCCGGCCTGCCGCTGAACGACGCCGTGCGATTGATCGCGTCAGATGGGCAGGAGCCGGTGAAAACAGAGTTCCAGCGCGTTGTCGATGCGCAGCAGGTCGGCATCAGCATTCCGCAGGCGATCGAACGCATGATGCTGACCATGCCCCTTTTCGAGGTGAGCTTCTTTGGCACCGTCATCAACATTCAGGCGCAGGCAGGCGGTAATCTTTCGGAAGCGCTGTCCAATCTTTCAAAAGTTTTGCGTGATCGCAAGAAGATGCGCGCCAAGGTGAATGCTCTTTCGATGGAGGCGAAAGCGTCGGCGGTCATCATCGGCGCGCTGCCTTTCATCGTCATGCTGCTGGTGCACTTCACATCGCCCGACTATCTGTCGGTACTCTTCACCGACTTGCGCGGACACATCATTCTCGGAGCATCCGGTATCTGGATGCTGATCGGGATTTTCATCATGCGCCAAATGATCAATTTCGATATTTGAGGGCGCGGGCATGACGGGAAAACTTCTTTCGAGCCTGACGGATCCGCAAACAATCATCGCTGTTTTGGTCATGCTTGCGGTTTTCGCCACCCTCTACACGCTCATCATGCCGTTCTTCGAGCGGAAGGACTTCGCCAAGCGTATGAAGGCCGTGTCGTCGGAGCGCGATTTTATTCGCAGTCGGGAGCGCGAACGCATTGCGACCGTCTCGAAAGATGGAAAAACGTCCCTGCGCGGCAGCAATAATAAATCCGCGCGCCGCATCGTCGAAAAATTCAATCTCCAGGAAGCACTCGCGGACGCGAACACCATGACCAAGCTGCGCGCAGCGGGTTTTCGTTCACAGAATGCACTTAACACCTTTCTTGCCGCACGGTTCTTGCTACCATTCGCGTTTCTTGCCGTAGCCTTTACCTGGGTCTTCGTTCTTGGAAACCTGGCAGATAAAGCTTTTATTGTCAGGCTGATGGCTGTTCTGATCTTCGGTTATATCGGTTTTTACGCGCCCAATATCTACGTTTCGAACGCCATGAACAAGCGGCAGGCCTCGATCAAGCGCGCTTGGCCGGATGCGTTGGATCTGATGCTGATCTGCATCGAATCCGGTGTGTCGATGGAGGCCGCGATGCGTCGTGTCGCGGAAGAAATGGGCGAGCAGTCACCCGAACTGGCAGAAGAAATGATGCTGACGACAGCGGAGCTTTCCTTCCTTCAGGACAGACGAATTGCACTTGAAAATTTCGGCATGCGCACGCAGCTGGACGGTGTCAAAAGCGTGGTGCAGGCGCTCATTCAAGCGGAACGATACGGCACGCCGCTAGCTCAGGCGCTGCGCGTTCTGGCGCAGGAAGGCCGGGACGAGCGCATGAATGAAGCTGAGAAGAAAGCAGCGGCTCTGCCGCCAAAACTGACCGTGCCGATGATCGTATTTTTTCTGCCGGTACTTATAGCCGTCATTCTCGGCCCGGCCATTATCAGGGTGCTCGACACCTTCTGACAAAGTAAAACGCCGCTCAACAGATTGAGCGGCGATCTTTTGCTGGCCCCGAGACCGATGAAGGCGTCTCAACGCGGATCAACCGGCTGGCTTATTGTCTTTTTTCGCCAGCTGCTGCCAGGAATTCTGCTGCGAAAGCATTGCACGCAGATAGGTCAGATTTGCCTGCGCCTGCTGCGGCGAGAGTTCCTGAACCGCGATGCGCTCGGCTTCCGCGAAACGTCCCTGAAGACCGACCACAAGTGCAAGGTTCTGGCGGACGCGGCTGTCGGCACCCGGCTGGGCGATGGCCGATTGCAGATATGTCTCGGCGGTACGGGGATCGCTCGACAGGACATAGGACATGCCGAGGTTTGAAAGCACGCTTGGATCGTTGGGCTTGAGATCGAGCGCCTGCCTGTATCTGGCGCGGGCCTCGTTCGACCGGCCAAGCTGATCAAGCACCGCGCCTTCAGCGGAATAAAGCCGCCAGTCTGGGCGGTCAGGCGTCTGGGCTCTCTGGATGGTCGAAAGGGCCTGTTCGAGCTGGCCCGAGGCCGCCTGCGCCTTTCCGTAGGCGGCAAGGACCTCGCGGTCGGACGGATTGGCGATGGTGATCTGCTGCATCACGGCAAGCGCCTGGGTGTTCTTGCCGGTCATCATCAACACATTGGCATAGTTCATGCCGGTGGACTTGTCCTTGGGGCTGCGCTCATAGGCTTTACCCGCCGTCGCCTCCGCCTGCCGCAGCTGATCCATGTTCATCTGGTCATAGGAGCGTGTGGCGGCGGGAATGGAACCGGTCGACATGCGGTCCGGCTTGTTTGTGCTCGCGCATCCGGAGATGGCTAAAACGAGCGCTGCGAGACATGCTCCCCGCAGCAACCCTGCCCGACCGGTCTCGCCCAAAGAAAATGCAGTCATGGCAGCGCCCCCGCCCAAGAATTATCGATCTTGCGCCCGACATACGACAGACTCACATGACGCAACTTTCGCTTAAGCAATAATCTGTTAACCCTAACAGAGCGTTAATCGCACCGATTCTCGACAGTTACGAAAGCAGACCATGGCGCCCTATCAGTTCATCGAACGCCCGACCCCTTTCAGCTCAAAAGCCGGTAGCACCCTGCCGGTTTTTGCCGTTACGCCCGCCCATATCGAACAGGGCGCCATCGATCCTGTCGCACTGGACTGGGCGAAAAAAGCGGGTTTCAAGGCGGAAGCAGGCGCCATACTGCTCGTCCCCTCTTCGGATGGTTCGCTGGGGGGCGTCCTTCTCGGCCTTGGCGGCAATCCGTCCGAAGTCCCCTTCATCACCGGAAAGCTCGCCCGTGAGTTGCCTGAAGGCGAATGGCATGTCGAGACCGCGCCTTTGACGGCCAATCGCCTGGCGCTCGGTTTCGGGCTCGGGAGCTACCGCTTCGACAAATACAAGACCACCAAGACCAGCGGAGCCAAACTTCTCATTCCGCAGGATGCCGAGGATGGCGAAATCAAGCGCATTCTGGCCGGCGTTTTCCTTGC
Proteins encoded in this window:
- a CDS encoding CpaD family pilus assembly protein, with the translated sequence MQETSSSFSLTFSGRRAGFVAMAALTASLLQGCARDPLTTNAIPDDYRTRHPITLSEAEHSLDIPVAASDSRLTTAMADNVRGFAQNYASMSTGVINIQMPSGSANSASASRMAKQIRSTLSGAGVPSSKIMETRYAASPNGDAAPIRLSYVAVTAMTGQCGQWPEDLSDNSFANKNWYNFGCASQSNLAAQVANPMDLVGPRGMSPIDAERRAVVIDTYRQGKSTATAD
- a CDS encoding AAA family ATPase, with the protein product MSAVEYDIKSSDGAEAQPLRAGDMDRLRPLPRISVHAFCVSENMQGVMDALSGDRRMSKVTLRVTKGDINAAATMFSSSPTPNLIVLETTSSPASLLDDLAPLAEVCDPSTRVIIVGRHNDITLYRDLIRNGISEYLVAPVNMADLLASIATIFVDPEAEPLGRNIAFIGAKGGVGSSTIAHNCAFGISTLFSTETILADMDLAYGTANIDFDQDPAQGMAEAVFSPERLDEVFLDRLLTKCSDHLSLLAAPSLLDRTYDLDRQAFLPILEVLQRSAPVAVLDLPHQWCDWTRAVLAEADEVVITAVPDLANLRNTKNLFDALIKLRPNDKLPHLVLNQVGMPKRPEIAPADFLDPLEIEPIAIIPFDTQLFGNAANSGRMISEMDEKSQIAETFSQIAHTITGRAVLRKSKRGGLDKLKNILKRK
- a CDS encoding CpaF family protein, whose product is MFGKRGPEGPARVTKPDFVAPATTPAPTISEPRPSAIDTLEPGQSPATRQAQAAAQSPQKKRARTEDYYNTKSQVFSALIDTIDLSQLAKLDAESAREEIRDIVNDIITIKSFAMSIAEQEELLEDICNDVLGYGPLEPLLARDDIADIMVNGSGQTFIEVGGKTIESDIRFRDNSQLLSICQRIVSQVGRRVDESSPICDARLPDGSRVNVIAPPLAIDGPALTIRKFKKDKLTLDQLVRFGAITPEGATLLKIIGRVRCNIVISGGTGSGKTTLLNCLTSFIDKDERVITCEDTAELQLQQPHVVRLETRPPNIEGEGEITMRDLVKNCLRMRPERIIVGEVRGSEVFDLLQAMNTGHDGSMGTIHANTPRECLSRIESMIAMGGFTLPAKTVREIISGSIDIVVQAARLRDGSRRITQITEVIGMEGDVIVTQDLMRYEIEGEDAQGRLIGKHVSTGISKPHFWDRARYYGEEKRLAAALDEMEKTS
- a CDS encoding type II secretion system F family protein, whose product is MDPTIVLLAVLVAISAGALAYAFLFQQIEVEKKTTSRVKRVKAAETDHANIKAARDRVQELGKRRKSMQDSLRDMEKKQNEKAKKAKNVSLRDKLVQAGLQISVRKFHLLSVGAAVFACLMAILYGLSPLIGLLIGAVVALGLPRWGLAFLLKRRQKKFLEEFPNALDVMCRSIKSGLPLNDAVRLIASDGQEPVKTEFQRVVDAQQVGISIPQAIERMMLTMPLFEVSFFGTVINIQAQAGGNLSEALSNLSKVLRDRKKMRAKVNALSMEAKASAVIIGALPFIVMLLVHFTSPDYLSVLFTDLRGHIILGASGIWMLIGIFIMRQMINFDI
- a CDS encoding type II secretion system F family protein, which translates into the protein MTGKLLSSLTDPQTIIAVLVMLAVFATLYTLIMPFFERKDFAKRMKAVSSERDFIRSRERERIATVSKDGKTSLRGSNNKSARRIVEKFNLQEALADANTMTKLRAAGFRSQNALNTFLAARFLLPFAFLAVAFTWVFVLGNLADKAFIVRLMAVLIFGYIGFYAPNIYVSNAMNKRQASIKRAWPDALDLMLICIESGVSMEAAMRRVAEEMGEQSPELAEEMMLTTAELSFLQDRRIALENFGMRTQLDGVKSVVQALIQAERYGTPLAQALRVLAQEGRDERMNEAEKKAAALPPKLTVPMIVFFLPVLIAVILGPAIIRVLDTF
- a CDS encoding tetratricopeptide repeat protein, which produces MSTGSIPAATRSYDQMNMDQLRQAEATAGKAYERSPKDKSTGMNYANVLMMTGKNTQALAVMQQITIANPSDREVLAAYGKAQAASGQLEQALSTIQRAQTPDRPDWRLYSAEGAVLDQLGRSNEARARYRQALDLKPNDPSVLSNLGMSYVLSSDPRTAETYLQSAIAQPGADSRVRQNLALVVGLQGRFAEAERIAVQELSPQQAQANLTYLRAMLSQQNSWQQLAKKDNKPAG